A single region of the Lotus japonicus ecotype B-129 chromosome 4, LjGifu_v1.2 genome encodes:
- the LOC130710691 gene encoding uncharacterized protein LOC130710691, whose translation MEIYVDDMVVKSDEMLAHCSDLGEAFGELRKHNMRLNPEKCSFGIQSGKFLGFMITRRGIEVNPDKCKAILEMQSPSSVKDVQKLTGRIAALARFLPCSEDKSAPFFQCLRKNKVFQWTEECEVAFQNLKEHLSKPPILSKPMPCISLSMFISISDNAVSSVLLQEIKDDLRIIYFVSHALQGAEVRYQKIEKAVLALIISARKLRPYFQGFPVVVKTDLPLRQVLQKPDIAGRMVSWAVELSEFGISFEKKGQVKAQTLIDFVNEMSPEEKNEEQSEWSLSVDGSSNVKGSGAGVILEGPGGVTIEQSLKFDFKSSNNQAEYEVIIAGLRLAIEMGVQNIRIKTDSQIVSRQIQGEYQAKDAQLAKYLIKAQNLMKQVEKVQINHVPREENTRADILSKLASTKKPGNNKSVIQEVINSPSVENEEVMAIPMVIDQDWMTQIKLCLEAEGADLHLFTKDQIREASHYTLLGDQLYRRGVGIPLLRCVSKEEADIIMFEVHEGVCASHVGGRSLAAKVLRAGFYWPTLRSDCMEYAKRCEKCQLYADLHRAPPETLSSMSSSWPFAMWGVDILGPFTPAEMGIEMRFASVEHLQSNGQVESANKVILNGIKKRLGEAKGLWADELITVIWAYNTTPQSTTGESPFKLTYGVDAMIPVEVQDMTFRVATYSEEHNDVNRLVDLNLAEETNAEVRLRQAVVKQRSERRYNSRVVPRQMEVGDLVLRRKTRGPDDSKLSPNWERPYRIRRELGQWAYHLEELSGRRIPRAWNAHHLRYYYS comes from the exons ATGGAaatttacgttgatgatatggTGGTTAAATCAGATGAAATGTTAGCACATTGTTCAGATTTGGGCGAAGCTTTTGGGGAACTCAGGAAGCATAATATGAGACTTAATCCAGAGAAGTGCTCATTTGGGATCCAGAGTGGAAAGTTTCTGGGTTTTATGATCACAAGAAGGGGAATTGAGGTAAATCCTGACAAATGTAAGGCCATTCTTGAAATGCAAAGCCCCTCCTCAGTGAAAGATGTGCAGAAATTAACTGGAAGAATTGCAGCTCTAGCAAGATTCCTGCCGTGCTCCGAAGACAAATCAGCTCCATTTTTCCAATGTCTAAGGAAAAATAAGGTGTTTCAATGGACAGAAGAATGTGAAGTGGCGTTTCAAAATTTAAAGGAGCATTTATCAAAGCCACCAATATTATCAAAGCCAATGCCATGTATTTCAttgtcaatgtttatttccatatCTGATAATGCTGTTAGCTCAGTCTTGTTGCAAGAAATTAAAGATGATTTGagaatcatatattttgtgagtcatgcacTCCAAGGAGCAGAAGTGAGATATCAAAAGATTGAAAAGGCTGTCTTAGCCTTGATTATATCCGCCAGGAAGttaagaccttatttccaaGGCTTTCCAGTGGTAGTCAAAACTgatttgccacttcgccaagtgTTGCAAAAGCCTGATATAGCGGGAAGAATGGTTTCATGGGCTGTAGAATTGTCAGAGTTTGGGATTTCATTTGAGAAAAAAGGGCAAGTTAAAGCACAGActttgattgattttgttaatgagATGTCTCCagaagaaaagaatgaagaacaAAGTGAGTGGAGTTTGTCAGTGGATGGTTCATCTAATGTCAAAGGCAGTGGAGCTGGAGTGATTCTGGAAGGACCCGGAGGCGTGACAATTGAACAATCGTTAAAGTTTGATTTCAAATCAAGCAATAATCAAGCAGAGTACGAAGTCATAATTGCAGGTTTGAGACTCGCAATTGAAATGGGCGTACAGAATATCAGAATCAAAACAGATTCACAGATAGTGTCAAGACAAATTCAAGGAGAATATCAGGCGAAGGATGCACAATTGGCCAAGTATTTGATAAAAGCGCAGAATTTAATGAAGCAGGTGGAGAAAGTACAGATTAATCATGTTCCGCGagaggagaatacaagggcTGACATCTTGTCAAAATTAGCAAGCACTAAGAAACCGGGGAATAACAAATCAGTAATTCAGGAAGTTATAAATAGCCCAAGTGTGGAAAATGAGGAAGTTATGGCTATTCCAATGGTGATTGATCAAGATTGGATGACTCAAATTAAGTTGTGTTTGGAAGCAGAGGGAGCTGATTTGCATTTGTTCACTAAAGATCAGATTCGTGAAGCAAGCCATTATACTCTTTTGGGCGATCAATTATACAGAAGAGGAGTCGGGATTCCATTGTTGAGATGCGTTTCTAAGGAGGAGGCTGATATAATCATGTTTGAGGTGCATGAAGGAGTTTGTGCGAGTCATGTAggtggaagatctttggctGCAAAAGTTttgagggcaggattttattggccaacaCTGAGGTCAGATTGCATGGAATATGCAAAAAGGTGTGAAAAGTGTCAGTTGTATGCAGATTTGCACAGAGCGCCGCCAGAAACATTAAGttcaatgagttcatcgtggccatttgcaatgtggggcgtaGATATCTTGGGACCTTTCACTCCAGCAG aaatgggtATTGAGATGCGTTTTGCTTCTGTAGAGCACCTGCAGTCAAATGGGCAAGTGGAGTCTGCAAATAAGGTAATTCTGAATGGGATCAAGAAACGTTTGGGTGAAGCAAAAGGGTTATGGGCTGATGAATTGATTACTGTTATTTGGGCGTATAATACAACACCACAATCAACCACTGGCGAATCACCGTTTAAGTTGACTTATGGAGTGGATGCGATGATCCCCGTAGAAGTGCAAGATATGACGTTTAGGGTGGCAACGTATAGTGAGGAACATAATGACGTGAATAGGCTGGTGGATTTGAATTTGGCAGAGGAAACTAATGCAGAAGTTCGTTTGAGACAAGCAGTGGTAAAGCAAAGATCAGAAAGGCGTTACAATTCAAGAGTAGTCCCAAGGCAAATGGAAGTGGGCGATTTAGTGCTGAGAAGAAAAACAAGAGGACCAGATGATTCAAAGCTGTCACCAAATTGGGAAAGACCTTACAGAATTCGCAGAGAATTGGGACAatgggcgtatcatttggaagAATTGTCTGGGCGAAGGATACCgagggcttggaatgcacatCATCTTcgttattattacagttga